Proteins encoded within one genomic window of Sphingobacteriales bacterium:
- the rbfA gene encoding 30S ribosome-binding factor RbfA yields MTNRRLDKFSRLMLKELGYIFLNEGKKLFGNAMIGVTRAIVSPDLGYVKVYINFLNVEDKEKMIETVRENTKELRMMLAHRIRNEVRRVPELAFFYDDSLDYAEKMDEIFKKLNQSEDKKEE; encoded by the coding sequence CTAAAGGAATTGGGTTATATTTTTCTGAATGAAGGGAAAAAACTTTTTGGAAATGCTATGATTGGTGTTACAAGAGCTATTGTCAGCCCTGATCTGGGTTATGTAAAGGTATATATAAACTTTCTGAACGTTGAGGACAAGGAAAAAATGATAGAAACTGTCAGGGAAAACACCAAAGAACTCAGAATGATGCTGGCTCACCGGATCAGAAATGAAGTCAGAAGAGTGCCGGAACTGGCATTTTTTTATGACGACTCACTTGATTATGCGGAAAAAATGGATGAAATTTTTAAAAAACTCAATCAGTCAGAGGATAAAAAAGAGGAATAG